From the Drechmeria coniospora strain ARSEF 6962 chromosome 02, whole genome shotgun sequence genome, the window TTGGATGGAAGCGTAGCTGCTGATCAAGGGGACGGAGTCGGGACGGTGTACAGCGCGTTGGGCGTGCGATGATTGGTGCCACAACGGCCAAGGGCGGCCAAGAGGAGATGCGCCTTGAAGGGTCCTTCGGATCTGTCGGCGTGTTTACTCATGATGGTGCATGACCATGTTATATTTAGCTGCCATTAGGCATCTTGGGTGCcgtcctgctcgagcagAAGTAGATGTCGTTGGCATGATAGGATGTGGGGTCTTCCGATTCTCTCCCCCAAGCTTCCGCCCGAGACGGTCCGCACTCCGAGGTCGTTGCTCCGGTTGAACCGCCACCATTGGCTCGTCCGTGGGTTCCATGTCCGAGAGCGAATGTGGGCGGCAACGAGCAGGGTGACGATTGTGGGCAAGGTCGGCGCCGGGAGCCCTGGGCCGGTTTGAAGACGGCATCGCTGACGTGATCGCCTCCGGTGTACATTTCCGTCTGAAATGCTCGACGGGAGAACGTGCGGCCCATCTTTGGCTGCACATGGGTCTTCCTTGCGGCCTTGTTTGAAGCTGGAGATGAGAGCGTCCAAGCGTGCAAGTCGCCTTGTTCAACACGGCCATGCCACAGCCTCATGGCGCCATGGCACCCGACGTTCTGCGGATCGAACATCAGGCGGTCCGGTGCTGTTGACAAAGCGCGGCTTCCAACACAACATGGCTGTCTCGCACGATTCATCCGCTGATGCTTTCGTCCCGCTGCTGCGAACTGTACAACTCGGGGGCGAATGCAAGCCGGCCAGGGTCACGGGACGAAGGCGAGAAGGTCCGATGCTTTCGCAAGGTTCGCCGATGACCCGTTTGGGGAGGAAATCGACTGCCGGGCGGTCGTGATGCCCGACATGGCGAATGGCGCCGTCAAAACGGACAGATGCTCTCGCTGGATTCGATCTGCATCGTTGCCTTTCAAAGCGTCTTGGCGTGGGAGGTCTGTTCTCGCAGGATgaagtaatactgtattaCTATCCATCGTGCCCCGCAGTTGTGGATGATGTCGATGGCGGGCAGGCGTGGCCTTGCTTGCACTTTCCTAGGACTTTTGCCACTTCGATATGGCACTGCACCGCACCAGTTCGTCACGGTACAGCTCGGGGAAAATATCCCGTGCGTCATGTTTCCAGTCCCCGGCACCACTGCGCTGGAAGAACTTGACATGCTCCAGTACTCCGGATACCATCCGCCGTCCTCCCaatcgacgaggccaacAATCCTGCCCTCTTGGAGGAGAATATTTCTCAGTGCCAGATCGCAATGGGAAAGGCAGATGCGGTGATTCGTCCGCATCCCTCGAGAGAAGGCCTCGCGCAGGGGTGGAGGTATTTGGTCGAAAAGGCTTGAAAGGAGAAACTCGTTGAAGGTCTTCTCGTCACGGCACGGAGGGGACGAGTAGGTGCAGTGGAGCCTCGTATCCCGAATTTCGGTGCCGTCACAGGCGCCGATGAGATGGGGAGGGGGAGCGACGGATCTCATCTTTCCACCACGTCTCGAACCTGCCGGGCAATCACCTTCGTTTCTTCCACCGTCATGGTGGGCCGAAGTTGACCGAGGGGTTGCCCTTGGATGTAGCTCATTCGTCTCCGATTCTGGCCATCCGACGACTTGTACGCCTCGCAGACACGAGGGACCGGGAATCCGGCGGGCGCGCGCCGCTACTCTGAGTGCATCCGCCTCGCCGATTGCCATCCGCTTCCCAGACTTGACGACAGTGTTGTCGGGATAACGAATCACCCTGCGGTCGAACAGGCGATGCAAAACCACGGCGCCTACGGGGAAATTCAGTTCCATGATTCCATAGCGACAAGAATTGGGACCGCAGTAGGGGGACCAACCTGgctcgatgtcgtcgtcaGTCTCCGACTCATCCGACAACCTTGCTTCACCCTTTGCTGTCCGCACTTCGTGTAGCCTCGCAGATGATGCTGATTCTCCGGCGTGCTTGCCGCGTGAGGAGACACGGCATAGACCACCACGCCCGGGCAATGCTGATTCTCCATGGATTCGACGACTGGGGGTGGTCCTGAATGCTCGGGTTCGATGGGACTCTCCCGGCTGTGAAATGCTTCATCGCCGTATGAAGGCCATGGAAGGCCAACCCTAGGCGGCTAATTGGGCACCTGCCTACTAGCAGTACTCGTAGTCACGTAGGGGCTGGTGATGGGCCGGAAGTCACCACTGCAGTATCTACCAGCTTGGACTGCAGCTGATGGTGGCACGTGAACGCTCACGTCGGGAACCACgtgtattacttgtgcgATGCCCATTCTCGTGCATGCACGCTCGTCCGATGGATATAATGCATGCTGTAGAATCGAGCAGGCGTGATTCTAGGTTGAACTCGACGTACCTATAGTTCCACTCGAATACTGATCATTTACTGATCATTTACTGATCATTTACTGACAGAGGATGACTGCTCTTCGTTATAATACATGCGTACTTGTAAATGCAACTATTCATACTTGTAGGTGCCCGCGAACCAACGCGGGCCTGCGCCAGTGCTGATAGTGCAGCTTGGCTGGCTGTTGCGACCGCCGAACGATGAGCAGAGCCATAGAGGACTAGAAGTAAGTGAATGAATGAATTCGTACTGGCCATGCATGCGAGTTCTCCGCACACAAGAAGCTGATACAAATTCCCTGCATACTCTACGAGTTCTTGTTTCGTGGTTCGGGTGTATGTATGCATGTAGAGGCATGGAGGAATCGTATATGGCGGTACCTGTAGTTAcgtgtgctgtacggagtacggagtattactgtacagtatttgtacggagtaggtacagtactaagtAAGTTACAGCatacaatacggagtacggagtaagtacggagtacagtactccgtacttataaTGTCAAACACATGCTAGTCTCCTTCGGGACAACTACCCCCCTTCTTCTTCAACGTGGCCGTTGTGCACAACGTCCCACCCGCGGCGTATTTCTCCCACGCACAATTCCAACTGCCCTGGCAACCATGCCGCCGCGCCCCCCCCCTTAATTAACGGCATCCGTCCCCAGCCGCGCGGAGCAACAGTCGTGGTGGCAGCGAGACGTGAGACCTGTAATTTTGGCCTGCCATGCCCGCCGAGCCCCTTCACCCCctttccccccccccccccccccgccatTGACCCCCTCTCACCCCCACTACGaacactacagtacaagtacctactaacgGGATATTTTGgcaagtgcacctacaaTACATGTCCCACATACtggatgcaagtacattgcCTGTGGGTTCCAAGTACTTTCAAGTACAGCTGGTAGTGCGGGACAGCTGCGACGGCAAAGAGCTAACAggtacggtactccgtacagtactgtagcaCCGCCATCTTGTCCGCCTATCTGGGCATGAGCTCGCGGACTTTCGCCTGCAACCTtgcccctcctccctcgttCCCGGAAATCCCACTTCTTTGCTCCTCCACTCACGTCTCACATTTCCTCCAAGCCGTGCTCGCTCGACAGTGCTGcaccctctcctcctcgtgcTCTACCGTACACTGCACTCGCTCCCTCTCGCCGGGCTCCCCTCTCTCGTACCCGATCCGTCCGTCTTTCCCTCGTCCCTCCCTGACTCCTCCGCTCCTCGGGCAACCTCATCACGATGGATCTGGACAAGAAGTACGACGACTACGACTTTCCCcacacggcggccgagcctcAGAATGGCCACGCCGGCCACCTCACGGAAGGCCAGATCGCGCAGGTTCATCAGCTGCGGATGATGCTCGAGGCCGAAGGCTTCACCGACCGCCTCGACACCCTGACGCTGGTAAGGATCTcgacgaagaaggcggcAGCCAGATGATGCGGCATCGGAGATGCCATGCTAACGCGGCCGTCCTAGCTGCGATTCCTGCGCGCGCGCAAGTTTGACGTGGCCCTCTCGAAGCAAATGTATGACGCGGCCGGTCCGCCAACCACGCATCCTCTGCCGTCATGGCCCCAATCGATGCTGACGCTCGGCCGACAGGTTCGTCGACACGGAGAAGTGGCGCAAGGAAACCAAGCTGGACGAGCTGGTGCCTACTTGGGACTATCCCGAGCGGCCCGAGGTTGCCAAGTACTACAAGCAGTTTTACCACAAGACGGACAAGGTACGACGCGCCGCGacgcaccgccgcctccccccgCCTCCACCGTGCCCGCCGGCTGACCCTCCCCGGCTCTTGGCCGTCGTAGGATGGCCGACCGATCTACATCGAgacgctcggcggcatcgacctgACGGCCATGTACAAGATCACGACGGGCGAGCGCATGCTTTCgaacctcgccgtcgagtaCGAGCGGCTCGCCGACCCTCGTCTCCCCGCCTGCTCCCGCAAGGCCGGCAAGCTGCTCGAGACGTGCTGCACCATCATGGACCTCAAGGGCGTCACCCTCACCAAGGTGCCCCAGGTCTACTCGTACGTCCGCCAGGCCTCGGTCATCTCGCAGAACTACTACCCCGAGCGGCTCGGCAAGCTGTACCTCATCAACGCCCCCTGGGGCTTCTCCACCGTCTGGAGCGTCGTCAAGGGCTGGCTCGACCCCGTGACGGTGGCCAAGATCAAcatcctcggcaccggctACCAGGGCGAGCTGCTGAAGCAGGTGCCCGCCGAGAGCCTGCCCAAGGCCTTTGGCGGCTCCTGCGAGTGCGCCGAGGGCTGCGAGAACAGCGACGCCGGCCCGTGGCGCGAGGCCGAGTGGGCCAAGCCGGCCAAAtgggagaagaagaaggacgacggcaagacgaTCGAGAACAAGGGCTCGGAGATTGAGACGCccggcgcctcggccgacgccgagccggcggccgtgCCCGAGAAGGACGGTGCCgcgcagccggcggccgcgtgAGGGTCGTGACGATGCAGCTCGGACGGAACGACGAGCGGGCCTCGTGGACCATTTGCCATTTGCATTTCCGGGAGCATGGACGGGGCAGCTCGTTGTCGACGTGGTGGCATCGCGCGAAGGGCCGAAGGGACGCCGAACAAGGTTGACTGGCGGATGGGCGGATGGGCAGAagggcagagggcagagAGCAGAGGGTCGAGGGGCAGTGGGGCAGAGGAGTCGCATGGATGCGGAGATGTAGAGGAGCGgagcgggcgtcgaggaagaagatCGGTAGACAGGGAAAAGACGCGCGGGAGCCATTCATGTCCATTGTTGACTTCATGGCGCTACATGCACAATCGGGGTTTCAACACTCTCGTAAAGCCGCGCTCACCGGTTTGCAACCGCATTTTTGTTTCTCCCACCAACCTAGTTCCAAGTGGTGCGTCCGAAATATTCGTCTTGGGCACATCATGACCGGTGAATCGTTTGATTCGAGGGCAAGAATAAGAATGCAGTTGCCACGCCAGCCTGGCTGGGCTTTGGCGTTGCCGACGCGAGACCGTGGTAATATGGGAGCGGCGGCAGTTGTGCTGCTGTAGACGGTAGGCATCATTGAAAAGTGTGCTGCACATGGCCGATCGGATTTCCATTTCGACGCCAAAACTCCTAGGTTGAGCCCGCTCAAATCCCACGGGCAATGCTTTCCTCAGCACTCGCTGCGACACGCGTTGCTTTGGCgcagtcgccgccgtcgacgtcgccaccgtcgaccggtgacgacctgctcgccggGCCAGATGCCATAGGCGAAGCTTCCTCGCGCACTCATCACGACGCGTTCCTTTGGCGCagtcgccaccgtcgaccgGTGATGACCTGCTCGCCGGGCCAGATGCCATAGGCGATGCTTCCTCGCGTACTCGTCGCGACACGCGTTCCTTTGGCGTCGTCGCTACCGTCGACCGTCGGTGACGACGTACTCGCCCGCCACCCGCGCCCTCTCCAtcttggcgacgacggcgggcatGTCCCTCTTCAGCCGCTCGAGCGTTTCGACGGCGCCCCTgaaggcggcctcgaccgtggcctggcgctcgagctcgtcgatgcggatgccggccgccgcagccgggccgcactcggcggcgaggcgggcgacgCGCTGGCGGAAGGCGTCCTCATCCTGCTGAAGGGCATCGCGCACGCGGGTGGCctgcatggcggcggcgttggcgggGACGGTGCGCTTGAGGGAGGCGACCTCTTCGAGGAGCTTCTCCTCGCGGGCGACGAGATCGGCGATGGCCTGGCGCTTCCGCGTGTCGAAGGGCTCGTACGCGATGctggcgtcgtcctcggccggcaccgaggcGGACTCGGGGGACTCGGAGGGGCGTACGAGATCGTGCGGCACGGGGAGCCCGTTGATGGAGATGTTGGGCGCCGCGAGGGAAAAGGTCCTGTTGATGTACTGCGGGCCCCCGCCGGGGCAGGAGTCAGCAGGGCACGACCAGACgagaggcgaggagaggaggcACCTCGTGGATCAGAGCCTCGATCTGGTTACGAagctcatcctcgccctcgagggcgccgtcgacgggaggGAAGGCCTCGTCGATGCGGGCCCGGGCGGCGTTGCGGACGTTGGCGAGCAGGTAGGCGAGGTCCTCGGGGAACTGGATCTCGATCTTGCGCTGGAGCTGGGACACGACCGACTCGGATTCCATGGCTCGCTGGCGACGCCGTGCGGTCGGTCGGTCCTAGgcacgggggggggggcgctcgtcgtcgggcgttCTTGTACGTCGTGTCGCTTGCCAACTTGGCGAGTTGTTCGTCGTGGCCTTTGGAATCCTCGTGGGAGCCTTGTTTGGTTGCGTCTGGCAGCCTGGCGGGGGTGTAGTATGGCGGGCCGGCTGTTTACTTTGGCCGCCATGGTGACTTGACACCCCACTATTCGCGAGATGCTgcgtacctaagtacagtggggggcaaatgtacctactccgtacggagtagtactgtaattaattgacacttactgtacctagtacggagtaatactgtatgtaagtaagtaagttaggtacagtgtacagtactccccccgtacagtacacaagtacggagtacctgcggagtacagtaccttgTACCCGCTTGGTGATGTCGAACCCGTCCCACTCTGCAgggtaatactccgtaattactgtacttactcccaTACTGTACTCACGCACATCGCTCATGCTCCCCTCCTCGGACGTGCATGCTGAGCTCGAGACTctcatggccgtcgagagcACATGCTCCGACCTTGGGCGACCCCGACCCCCCGTCCAACGCCCGGAGCAGCTACGTTGCCCCCTAGTACGTACCGAGGCAAGCTCCATTGGCACGACCTGGCATGtggtgtcgtcgacgtcgctaGCCCCCGAACGGTGAACCACACCACCGCATCGCCCACCGCATCGCAGCCCAACATCACCCACCTACAACTAGGTCGTTACCACCCTGGCACCTACGCCGTGCAGGCACATGCGTTGGCGACAGCATCGTCCGTGGAACCACTCCCGGTAACCGCTCAGCCACGCCGGTCAAGAACCGCAAACCTCGCGCAGGCCTTCCCCTCGACCTGTGGACGTCAGGAaaaggagctcgacgagagcCAAGCGACGTCACGGACCCCAAATGGCGTCCTCATCCTTGATCGTGCCGGGCCCAACCAAGTCGAGGGGGAAGGGTGCACGACATTGTCGGCTTCGAGGGCACGTCCACGATtggacggcgaggtggcAGGCATGCCTACCGGTCCGCGTCCCTACTCTGTAGCCGTCACGGCGGCTTGCGTCGTTTGCTGCTCACGGCTCACACTTGCTCGGCCTGTCGCTCcaccgtgctcgtcgtcggagggGATGGGGGAGGGAGATAAATAGGCCTCTCCGTcccgcgtcgaggaggttcggccgacgacatgtCGAGATGCTGTCCGTGCCATCTTGCCGCAAGCTGGCTCGTcagccatcgccgtcgcctgcgcTTCCTGCCATCGCAAGTGCCTCGTGGGTGCGGCGAGCACGTCAGCACCATACGAGCAAACCGCACATGCACTGTGCTCGTACCTGTTCGGTACCTACAACCCACCTTCCTACCGACCTGCCACCTTGATCCCTATGGTGCCAGCGATGACTCTAGCGCACGATACCTGCAGTGACAGCCAGGCACAGTGCACCATGACATGCGAGGCCCCCCCGCCGCTGAGGGCCCTGCGTACGCGTACGAGAACCAGTGCACGCACAGCCGCATGTACCACGACAGCTACGTGTTCGAGCACGACCAGGATCAGTCCTCACGCTCGCGGCAATGCCAGCCCTCGCAACAATGCCAGCCCTCGCAGCAATGCCAGCCCTCGCAGCAATGCCAGCCCTCGCAGCAATGCCAGCCCTCGCAAAAATACCAGTCCTCGCAGCGATACAAGCCCTCGCAGCAATACCAGCCCTCGCAGCAAGGCCGGTCCTCACAGCACCACCAGTCCTCGCGGCGGTACCAGCCCTGCCAGCAGTGCCAGCCCACGCGGTGATGCCAGTCCTCGCAGAGATGCCAGTCCTAGTAG encodes:
- a CDS encoding Sec14 cytosolic factor encodes the protein MDLDKKYDDYDFPHTAAEPQNGHAGHLTEGQIAQVHQLRMMLEAEGFTDRLDTLTLLRFLRARKFDVALSKQMFVDTEKWRKETKLDELVPTWDYPERPEVAKYYKQFYHKTDKDGRPIYIETLGGIDLTAMYKITTGERMLSNLAVEYERLADPRLPACSRKAGKLLETCCTIMDLKGVTLTKVPQVYSYVRQASVISQNYYPERLGKLYLINAPWGFSTVWSVVKGWLDPVTVAKINILGTGYQGELLKQVPAESLPKAFGGSCECAEGCENSDAGPWREAEWAKPAKWEKKKDDGKTIENKGSEIETPGASADAEPAAVPEKDGAAQPAAA